The Suncus etruscus isolate mSunEtr1 chromosome 14, mSunEtr1.pri.cur, whole genome shotgun sequence genome contains a region encoding:
- the LOC126028288 gene encoding zinc finger protein 45-like, translating to MTKFKEALTFQDVAVIFTEEELGLLEPAQQKLYQDVMLENFQNFLSVGEDESQGTELHLPWGWQAGHQFFTPNVLSQLEREEKHWMLKTAPCSDNSLGNKTLNALESLQEVGSKALPPGETSCSSMWQQVTKELTRCQESIVNVHIATSQLEKQGDALSKNESCGKRFYPNTHLQVHHRIHSEDKPPEGEEGLVPGIPLQENQVALAGQQPYRCEKCANTFHWLSSLQAHQKIHSRENSPRHNTLCKGFSQEIPFSHQRVTPRENPHLSEEQGMDVQESSQDHELENSHKCEKCGLVFSQGESLRTHQRLHRRTRPYHCSECGKGFSWLSRLQAHQRVHTGEKPFKCEVCGKCFSYSSHFNIHCRVHTGEKPYKCEECGKGFSVGSHLHAHQTSHTGEKPYKCDECGKGFCRASNLLDHQRGHTGEKPYQCEACGKGFSRSSDFNIHIRVHTGEKPYRCDECGKGFSQASNLLAHQRGHTGEKPYKCDSCGKGFSRSSDLSVHCRIHTGEKPYKCEKCGKAFSQFSSLQVHQRVHTGEKPYCCAECGKGFSVRSQLQAHQRCHTGEKPYQCEECGKGFCRASNFLAHRGVHTGEKPYRCDVCSKRFRQRSYLQAHQRVHTGEKPYKCEDCGKVFTWGSYLQAHQRVHTGEKPYKCEECGKGFSWSTSLVTHQRVHADAKSGKDLASLGNSCRRETQ from the exons ATGACCAAGTTCAAG GAGGCATTGACATTCCAGGACGTGGCTGTGATCTTTACAGAGGAGGAGTTGGGGCTGCTGGAACCTGCACAGCAAAAACTGTACCAGGACGTGATGCTGGAGAATTTCCAGAACTTTCTTTCCGTGGGTGAGGATGAGTCCCAAGGGACTGAACTTCACCTGCCTTGGGGGTGGCAAGCTG GGCATCAGTTTTTCACACCAAATGTGCTGTCCCagttggagagagaagaaaagcattGGATGCTAAAGACAGCCCCCTGCAGTGACAACAGCTTGG GAAACAAGACTCTGAATGCATTGGAGTCTCTTCAGGAAGTTGGCTCAAAGGCCCTGCCACCTGGAGAGACTTCCTGCTCATCAATGTGGCAACAGGTGACAAAGGAGTTGACCAGATGTCAGGAATCCATAGTAAATGTTCACATAGCCACCTCTCAGTTGGAAAAACAAGGTGATGCCCTCTCAAAAAATGAGAGCTGTGGCAAACGCTTCTATCCAAATACACATCTTCAGGTGCATCACAGGATTCACAGTGAAGATAAACCCCCTGAAGGGGAGGAAGGTCTGGTTCCCGGCATTCCTCTTCAAGAGAACCAGGTGGCCCTGGCAGGCCAGCAGCCCTACAGATGTGAAAAATGTGCCAACACCTTCCATTGGCTGTCAAGTCTTCAAGCCCATCAGAAAATCCACAGCAGAGAGAACTCACCCAGGCATAACACGCTGTGTAAGGGTTTCTCTCAGGAGATCCCATTTTCTCACCAACGTGTCACTCCCAGAGAGAACCCACACTTATCTGAAGAGCAGGGGATGGATGTACAAGAAAGCTCACAGGACCATGAGCTAGAGAATTCCCACAAGTGTGAGAAATGTGGGCTAGTCTTCAGTCAGGGCGAGTCACTGCGAACTCACCAACGGCTTCACAGACGGACCAGACCTTACCACTGCAGTGAGTGTGGGAAAGGCTTCAGCTGGCTCTCCCGACTCCAGGCGCACCAGCGGGTCCATACTGGGGAGAAGCCCTTCAAGTGCGAGGTATGTGGCAAGTGCTTTAGTTACAGCTCCCACTTCAATATTCACTGCCGGGTCCACACTGGGGAGAAGCCTTACAAATGCGAGGAGTGTGGGAAAGGCTTCAGCGTGGGTTCCCACCTACACGCCCACCAGACGAGCCACACAGGCGAGAAGCCGTACAAATGTGACGAATGCGGCAAAGGCTTCTGCCGTGCTTCCAACCTTCTGGACCACCAGCGAGGCCACACTGGTGAGAAGCCCTATCAGTGTGAGGCCTGCGGGAAGGGCTTCAGTCGGAGCTCGGATTTTAACATCCATATCCGTGTGCATACGGGAGAGAAGCCGTACCGGTGTGATGAGTGCGGGAAGGGCTTCAGCCAGGCCTCCAATCTGCTGGCCCACCAGAGGGGCCACACGGGAGAGAAACCCTACAAGTGCGACTCCTGCGGGAAAGGCTTCAGTCGGAGTTCGGATCTGAGTGTGCACTGCCGGATCCACACCGGAGAGAAGCCCTATAAATGTGAGAAGTGTGGCAAGGCCTTCAGCCAGTTTTCTAGTCTTCAGGTGCATCAGAGGGTCcacacgggcgagaagccctattgctgtgcggAGTGTGGCAAGGGCTTCAGCGTGCGGTCCCAGCTCCAGGCCCACCAGAGGTGTCACACGGGCGAGAAGCCGTACCAGTGTGAGGAGTGTGGGAAGGGCTTCTGCCGGGCCTCCAACTTTCTGGCTCACCGTGGTGTGCATACAGGTGAGAAACCCTACCGCTGTGATGTGTGCAGCAAGCGCTTCCGGCAGAGGTCCTACCTCCAGGCCCACCAGAGAGTGCATACGGGGGAAAAGCCATACAAGTGCGAAGACTGCGGCAAGGTCTTTACCTGGGGTTCGTACCTACAGGCCCATCAGCGAGTCCACACGGGGGAAAAGCCCTATAAGTGTGAGGAGTGCGGGAAAGGCTTCAGTTGGAGCACGAGTCTTGTCACTCATCAGCGTGTCCATGCTGATGCTAAGAGCGGTAAAGACTTGGCCTCATTAGGCAATTCCTGTCGGAGGGAAACTCAGTAA